The genome window CGTGTGAAGGTTTCCTGGGAATGAATGGTTAATTTCAAGTTCATCTTTTTGAAAGGAAAATGACAGTGTATTTATTCAGAATAATTCTGAGTCTATTGACACATGGCCCTTCTGCCTGTTGGTGGGTCCAAAGCTACTAAAGCCATGTGGCATGGAGTTTTAGGTCTAAATGCCACATTTGAATAAAGCCACCAGGGAATGGCCAGCTGGTGAATTAAGAAAGCAGATAAATATCAAGGTTATCTGGAGATTCATGTAAAAATATTGTGACGCAGATGGAGTTtcgtataaaataaaaaaagaattggTGAACATGCTGGTTTGGGGTTTTAATTTTAGATTTTCTTTTGAGTTGTACTCGAGCAGCTTGTCAGAAAGAGATCAACAGAACAAATCAGACGTGCAGGCTGCTGCTTGCACTTCAAGTGCTAAACAGACGAGACAGATGTCAGAGGTACAACTTTTCATTTGACACATGGTATGGACACGGTAGTGATGGTTGAAGGTTATCTTGCTGCACAACCTGAAGTGATCCAGAGCCTAAATGAACACGACAGATGGGTGTGTGCGATAGCTTGAGGGATAATTCTTAACCTTCTGCGCAGCGTCATGAAACTCATGCTTCTGGTGTTTAGTTCAAAATCAGCAAAGTAGATGTTGCAGATTCTGCTATCATTGCATTTCTGTCCTCGTTTTCCTCCTCGTGTCACCTCCGTGTTCTTCTCAACAGAAATTCAGATTAATCCTGAAGGAATAAAAATAGGCAGATATCTGAGGAACAAATGTGGAAGGTGCCCCATGAAAAATTGCCATTCATCGTTGATTGATGGATACTATTCTGTTGGCATATACAATATAACTCTGTCTGCAGGAAGTAGTTAGGCTATTTGGGAAAATTTATGTAGAGTAGGAGCGTGAGGTGACTGCTGAGGACCGTGGCAAGTGAGAAACGGGGGCTGAGCTCTGCAGCTGTGTACTGATGCTGATTTCACTCATTTGCCACAAGAAATTTACTCCAGTTGCATTTTCAGGTTAATGCATCTACTGTATGGTGGAACTTATACAGATGgaaggacaaagacaaaggtgCTTTAATGTGTGAAAACTGCAGCCATTCAAATGTACATGTATTagtcagtgtagtgaagtgtagTGAagtactgtagttactgtaggTGGTTTTATGCCACTTTTACCTGACTGACATATTTGTGTATGCTACTTTTACTCCACTacagtgtagtgtagtgtagtgtagagTGTATGTTATTTCTGGAAACAGTCAAGCAAAGTACCTCAGCGTTGTCCCTCATTGCGTGATCAGGCATGAATAAATCATTATTGGCTGATGATGTGAAAATGTTGTTTCACGctcacttcctgtgttttaatttatttgtggCACCTATTACATTTATCAGAGCCGCCGTGCTGTCATCACACCCGCACTCCCAATGGGAACTGGCACAGCTTGACCCACAGTAGGACATTAAAGGAGCTAAATAAAGATGCTGTTGCTAAGTTACGGGCCTTGAACGCAGCTCTGAAAATGATGATTTTATTGCCACCTAAGCGTATGTTGTACTGGACCTCTGCTCCGTCTGAGCTGCGCTGCTTGTAAATGACCCCGGGGCCACACGGCCTCTGCTCCCACTGGACGACAGTGGCCTTGCTGCTTATCGCGAACTAAAAACAACGCAATATCACGTTGTCCTGAGAACAAGATTCAGTGTGAACTTGTGCTGCATGTAATTTGCTGACTTCCCCTCAGGGCTGGTGACACTGAATTTTCCCCCGCCAAGCTGAACATAATGCAAAGCACTACTCATCAGCACAAAGTCCAGTGGAAAATTTTTGAAGCCAGATATAATAATATACTATATGTTTCAAGTAGCATAAAAACCACAGAATCAGTGTCATGGAAAGTCACAGTTTACTGGGGTTTTACTACATGACTCTGAAGAATTTATGTAAGAACAGTACAAACTCTTTACATCCGATTCTCTGGCCAACAAATAATCTACGTGGGCATAAAATCAAACATCTTGCagactgcagcaggatgagagtACTGTTGCTTAGTGCTTCACCGTGACAAAAGATGAATGGAAAACTGGTGCCGACACGTTTTCATCTAAAGTCCTTAGTAAACATGTGCAGTGCAAAGCCAGGTCATAAGCAATGGATGCCAGAGATTTTAAAATGTTCACTTGCAAACGTAtatttctttacttttatttaactTACACTTTAATTCGATAATGTTTCCTTTGCTTTTAATAAGAATCGTTGCTCCAGCCTTTGCCAACACAATCACAGGGTCCTTCAGAGAGAGTGGCTGAGAGAGAGCTAGTAATAGATGACAGCATCgtgaacagaggatgagatggaggaaaaaggaggcagagaggaggagcgaggggaggaaCGAGGATGAGGGTCACACGGGTCAAACAGCCCAGAAGAAGTACATGCTCAGGTATGGACGGGTTTGGGTTCTACTGACTGAGAATCAGTGAAGTGGGATAAAAGTTTCTGCTTGAAAATAAACCAGGCCACTGGTCgtgtctaaaaaaataaaataaacacctGATCCAAATGGCTGCAGAGCGAAAAGAAGGGCAAGATGAGGAACGAGGCAGAAGGCGAGTGGGAAATGAATCCAGGTGAGCGTTCATCAGACACAATCTGCTTCCACTCAGATCGGGTCCCGTCATCGCTCCTCATGACCAGGACGCGCCGGTCCAgccttttctttctgtctctgcaaGCAGATGAAGTCCTCCACGTCCTCTCCTGCTGGACGTGAGCCAAGTGCTGCCGCTGCGAGTTACCTCAGAGGCTCCTGTGGCCTCGGAAGCTGATTCAACACTGCGCCGGAGCGGCAGCTTTATTTACTACTGGTCATAACACGCTTCCAAACCGCCCCGAGAGCGTTTCAGACACTGTTCGCTGTCTTGACGTCTCCATTTGTGCAGCTCTCGTTGCTCTGGATCCCTGTGGAGGCTTTGGGACCCCATGTGTGAAGGTCTTCTCTCCCCAGCAGCCTTTAATAAACCTTAACAACAAATTAGGATTTAAGAAGTAAAACGCCAACATTCACTCTCTATGCAACATATTCAGTTTTTTATCTGGCATAAGATGAAACTTTATCTCAGGACACAACAAAATCACAGTCTGACAAGGACAATTCATATTTAggtgtataaatataaaacataagcATCTTTTTTACGGCCATGCGTGGTTTCCTCTCATCAGATTCAACCACTCGTCATTAATGGACCACGGCTCCATCCCTTTTATCACAGATGCTTAAAACTGAAGGACACGAGGAACAAATCGCTACAGGTGTTTTTCCATTGGCACTGGCACAACACGCCGCtaccaacagctgcagcagtgttGTAATTATTGCTATTTACACGAGATAACGAGGGCAGATTGTCTTCAATAAATTAGACGGTGGGATTCGTCTCAACACTCTTGCTGAAGGAACACTCCACCCACGGCCTACAGCACGTTCAGGTCCAGACAGATGTCCTTCAGCCTGGTAGACTACACTCTCCTCACTGGAGCTCCTAGGGGACTAACGTTACATGGCACAGTCTCAGAAACACACCATCACCTTCTGGCCTGAATTCCTTTTCAACCTGACCATCGTTCACAGGCCTCCAGAGAGTCTACAGCGTCATTAGGCTCCCTCCTTCCATCATCAGTGCAGTCTACGGCCCATTGTTCACAGCTCCACTTTTGGGAACCCGTAGGCCATTCGTCATTTGCAGGGGGCTTCACATTTCAGTTTTCAGGTCCTCTGGCACTGGAAACATAACAGCAGTGTTTGACGCCACAGCTAGGGGTCACTGTCAGGGTACGAATAAATAACAGGGGGAAAGGCTGTGGGGTCCTAGATGGAGCTCTCGTCTGGCTGcaggtccagttgtgtgtgcttcctctgctccaggatCCTGTTGAGCTCCTCCGTGAAGGAGTGGTAGAGCGGGGACATGCCGTCCGGGTCGGCCTGCCGCAGTAGCACGTAGCTGTTCCCGTTCATCTTCCTCAGCACGCTGGGCAGCGTGGCCGACAGCCCGTTGGCATAGTCCACGTTGGGAAGAGGCGGTGGCATCGGAAGCGGAGGCGCCGGAGGGGGCGTTCTGCTGGGAGACATCTGGCCTTCACCGGGAACTATCTGGAGGAAGCCATCGCTGATGTCCCCAAAGGTGGGCACAGAGATGGAGCGGCGGCCCTGGCGGCCGTTGCAGTGGCTGGAGATGGTTCTGAGCTCCAGGAgggagctcctcctcctgtccgaGGACCCCAGGACGTGCAGCCCTTGATGGGAGAACTTGCGGCTCCGAGAGGTTCGTCTGGTGCAGAAGCTCACATACAGAAGCACGACGGTCAGCACCAAGCACAGCCCTCCCAGAACCGCCACCAGGGAGATGTACACGGCCTCCATGTGCCGGTAGGCGCGGAACTCCGGcgccggggggaggggggcgggagGCGAGGGCAAAGGCTGCTCCGTCGGGCCGCTGGTGCTGGCGTCGGCTGGGCTCGAAACGGTCGCCAGGTCGGTGGTGGCCGTGGGCTCGGCGGGGAAATACGGATCCGTGTGCACCTTGACTGTGTAGAGATAAACCAGAACCGAGACCGAGTTCTCCACGGCAAAGCAGCGGTAGGAGCCGCTCTGCTGGACCCGGGCGCCGATTATGAGCAGGCCGTCGGTGCCGACGCGGTAGCCCGCGCTGAGGCCGTAGCCCTGGAGCTCTCTGCCGTTCAGCGTCCAGCgcggggttgccaggttggagcGCAGCTCACACTGCAGCAGGACGTCGTCGCCGGACATCACAGAGCGCCTGCGCTGGATCACTGCAAAGAGCAAAGGCGGTGAGAGGACGGAGAACGAGAGAGACACAGTCTGACAGAAGGACGGAAGGTTTACGGTTCCAAAACCTCTCAGCATCACTTTCTAAGCCTCTTTAAATGCGGCGAGCCCTGCaatgcagccggcgcgaccgcCTGACCTCCAGTAGCAGAAGAACTGATTAAAATGTGCATCCTGGGACCTGGGGGATGGGCAAGGAACACACACCTAATGAAATCCCTTAATAGCTGCTAAACGCTGGGCTTTTCAGGCAGCGAAGAGACAATGTTGGACCTAAACTCACCCTGTAAtctgtgcacgtgcgtgcgtgagtgtgcatGATGAGCAAATGAAGGAAACTGCGGCAGCGCGTCGTCGTAACACTCACCGTTTCCTGAGTTCTCCCTGCAGCCCCGGATCCCCCTCACGATGTCCTGGGTCAGGTTCGACCTGAAACCATCAGGAAACGCTCACGTTACCGGCCGCATTAAGGCGTctcctcacagagctgcttcaaATACGCACAATACTTTTGATGCCAAATGGGTTTTTAACGTTACAAAGCTAAAACGCTGCAGCAACAAGAGAAGACGTGAAGTTTGTGCAGCAGCGATTTGAGGTTTTGGATCTAAGCGCAGATGGTCTCAGGCAGATGGAGCAGAATTCATTAAACCTTTTACCCAGTTCAGCAGAGAACAGCGGTTCTGGCCGAGCTCATTCACAGAGCGACCATAAAGACAAATAAAGAGCTGCTCTGTTAACAGCTGATTCccctcagctccacagcagcGAGGAGGCTGTGAACCAGCTCCAGTCTATAGATGAATGTACGTGTTCTAAACGGCTTCATTTTATTCAGTGCAACACGTTCCATGGTCACGTTTGAAGCCTTGGCTCCTGCTGAGCTGAATTCAGGTCAACCACATTGTCTTAGACCTGCTTCCATAGAAATTCAGTTCCAAGGAAAAGTGAGCTGCGTTAATAATTAATGAAGCTCCGGTGTTGGAGTTGGAGCCAGAAGGAAGAAATAAACATCAGCCAAAAAGGTCATGAAATGCAAAAATGAACACAGTGTCCAAATTATGCACTCTGTTTGAGGCTTTGTTCGCTTTAAAGGAGCTCAggtctcagagcagcagagaaacagaccCAGGATCTGCTCTGAGCCCTGCAGTTCGCAGGCGCCTCTCACCTCCGTGGACGCGAAGCCACCTCCACACACGCCTTCCCGTCCCAGCCGCAGAAGGGGTCGCGGGCGAACACGCAGTCGTAGCAGGACGCGTACCTGCGGCACGACGACAGCGGCAGCTGCACCACGCCGGAGTGGGAGGCGACGTAGACGCTGCGCTGGGAAGCAGAGAACACGGCGCGTGAAGCatccgccggcgccgcccccgCCCTGCAAGCGGCCGCTGCACCTACCAGCGCCGACGACACCACCAGGCTCATGATGGGCTGAGGCTCCTGGaagacctgcagctcctccacgaTGTGCACCTCCCCGTCCACGTCCACGGCCCGGTGGAGCCAGCCGTCGTCTGGGGACACGGCGCGGTCAGACAGCGGTCAGACAGAGCGGTCTCAGCACACGCTGCTCACAACTCACACGTTCATTCACAACTCACACGTTCATTCCCAACTCACCCATTCACCCACAACTCACCCGTTCACCCACAACTCACCCGCTTGCCCACAACTCACCCGTTCCCTCACAACTCACCCGTTCATTTACAACTCACCCGTTCATCCACAACTCACCCGTTCACCCACAACTCACCCGTTCACCCACAACTCACCCGCTTGCCCACAACTCACCCGTTCCCTCACAATTCACCCATTCACCCACAACTCACACGTTCATTCACAACTCACACGTTCATTCACAACTCACCTGCTCGCTCACAACTCACCCGTTCATTCCCAAGTCATCCATTCACCCACAACTTACCCGTTCACCCACAACTCACCCGTTCACACACAactcacacattcattcacaactcacacattcattcacaacTCACCCGTTTATTCACAACTCACACGTTCATTCACAACTCACACATTCACCCACATCACCCGTTCGCCCACAACTCACCCGTTCACCCACAACTCACCCACAACTCACCCGTTCATTCACAACTCACACATTCACCCACAACTCACCCGTTCGCCCACAACTCACCCGCCCGCCCACAACTCACCCGTTCACCCACCACTCACCCGCTTGCCCACAACTCACCCGTTCCCTCACAACTCACCCATTCACCCACAactcacacattcattcacaacTCACCCGTTTATTCACAACTCACACGTTCATTCACAACTCACACATTCACCCACAACTCACCCGTTCGCCCACAACTCACCTGCTCGCTCACAACTCACCCGTTCATTCCCAAGTCATCCGTTCACCCACAACTCACCCATTCATTCACAACTCACCCGTTTATTCACAACTCACCCATTCACCCACAACTTACCCGTTCACCCACAACTCACCCGTTCACACACAactcacacattcattcacaactcacacattcattcacaacTCACCCGTTTATTCACAACTCACACGTTCATTCACAACTCACACATTCACCCACATCACCCGTTCGCCCACAACTCACCCATTCACCCACAACTCACCCATTCACCCACAACTCGCCCACAACTCACCCGTCCCCAGGAAGAGCACGGCGTAGACGCGCGCGTCCAGCGCCGCCTCCCGGTGCACCGCCAGCCGCACGTAGTTGACGCTGCGCTTGAAGAGCAGCGGCCGCGCCCCCAGCGGCTGCACCTGCGTGGCCATCAGCGGGTGGCGCCGGGCGAAGGTGAGCACGGCGTCCGGCAGGTCCCGGGACGAGTTGATGCCCTGGGACCGGTGCGCGTCCGTTATGCACTGAGGGTGAATGAAAGTGTTATTGGCTTCATCGGCCAATGAGGGAGGATGAAGGCGGGAGTTCGGGCCGACGTACAGAACCGGGTCGGGGCTCGGGGACTTTGCCCGTGTACTCCCTCCACTTGGAGTCCTGCACCTCCATGTACGGCCCCTCGAAGGCCTTCTGTACGTCTGCGTGGGCGAACTGGCACACGGCTGAAGCTTTGATGTTCTTCCTGAAACACGATccacaccacagacacacacagacgaccCACTCACCATTAACGACTCCACACGTCAGTGGGTTGAGCGTTTCACACCTATAGATGTTATCAATGCCTCCCTCCTTTTCTACTGTACAGGAGTTCCTTCCTTCATCCACTGCAGAAGCAGCGTTTGATCCACAGACTCATACTCGCTGCCTGTGAGTCATTAATAGAGATCAGCGCCCCCCAGGTGAGATTAGTGACGGGGCTGAACCTGTCAGCGCCACATTCTTGACTCCATTGTGTTCCCGCTTCAAACGCACTCAggtgagagaaaggagagcgGGTGAAACCAGAGCCCTGGTCTGAACCAGTAGCTCCGGGGCTGAGTCGGTCCCAGTGGCGGCTGAAGGCAGGTTCGGCCTGGTTCTTTCCCAGTCCCGTGTCGCCTCTTACCATTCCAGGCCAAAGATGCCGTAGAAAACGCTGGCGTGGGCGCCGCGGCCCTGCAGCACGAAGACGCCGCGCAGCACGTTGAGGTGCAGCTCGTACTCTGGCACCGAACACACCATCCTGGCTTTGAGGAAGGACGTCCACTTCCTCTGGAGCGTCCGCTGGCCGCCCCAGTCGTTCTGCAGACAGACGCATGGATGGACCACAGGTGGTTTAAATCAACACAACACGAACACAACAAACTAAAgcatctgcagcagagacgctgCCGTCAAAACGACCAGCGTCGCGTGATTCGACAGGAACGAGGGAGCGACTGGTAGCAGACGGACGCATCcactcccactgctcccacaggaGGAGTGTGTGACGGCAGCGACGCCAGTGCAGGATATCAGAGCTGATCCGTTACGATCTACGCCAATCAAACCATGTGGGTCGAGGATTCAGGCTAAACGGcccctgagctgctgtttgaagcagaacGTTGACTTCTAGGATGAACTGACCAACTGTTCGGTCCCTTTTTATCACTTGAGATCTGAGAAAAGCAAAACTTTTGCTTTTGTGCCACTGACAGGAGTGTTTTTCGTGTCATTTACGCTCTTCTATAAGGAAATAGGTCATGACTGCGGAGGAAGCAGAAGTGGACTGCTCAAAAATGGCAAGTCTGGGTTGGTTTGAGGCCAGAGGCTGCTGCCAGGGCCCGGCTATCTGTGGATCTGCCTCCAAGCAGCCGCCGGGCTGcaccggcgccggcccggcccggcccggcggcTGCACGCGCTGCTCTGCCC of Betta splendens chromosome 19, fBetSpl5.4, whole genome shotgun sequence contains these proteins:
- the sema4gb gene encoding semaphorin-4G, with translation MQDPLPPLLLLLLVLTRLSQLRAFPFSSSLDLDVTPRTTVFSRGLLGSARFSGSAQNYSCLLLEEEAGLLYVGGRGALYALNSSNVSTANAGIDWDASPEQKKQCLNKGRDNQTECYNHIRFLQRFNETHLYACGTNAFRPLCVYIDAERFAFSSGFEEGRDRCPYDPAKGYTGLLADGELFTASQYEFRSSPDVRRNSPFPTLRTEEAPTRWLLEADFVGSALLRESVNSSIGDDDKIYFFFTERSQEQIAYPSQTKVSRVARVCKNDWGGQRTLQRKWTSFLKARMVCSVPEYELHLNVLRGVFVLQGRGAHASVFYGIFGLEWKNIKASAVCQFAHADVQKAFEGPYMEVQDSKWREYTGKVPEPRPGSCITDAHRSQGINSSRDLPDAVLTFARRHPLMATQVQPLGARPLLFKRSVNYVRLAVHREAALDARVYAVLFLGTDDGWLHRAVDVDGEVHIVEELQVFQEPQPIMSLVVSSALRSVYVASHSGVVQLPLSSCRRYASCYDCVFARDPFCGWDGKACVEVASRPRRSNLTQDIVRGIRGCRENSGNVIQRRRSVMSGDDVLLQCELRSNLATPRWTLNGRELQGYGLSAGYRVGTDGLLIIGARVQQSGSYRCFAVENSVSVLVYLYTVKVHTDPYFPAEPTATTDLATVSSPADASTSGPTEQPLPSPPAPLPPAPEFRAYRHMEAVYISLVAVLGGLCLVLTVVLLYVSFCTRRTSRSRKFSHQGLHVLGSSDRRRSSLLELRTISSHCNGRQGRRSISVPTFGDISDGFLQIVPGEGQMSPSRTPPPAPPLPMPPPLPNVDYANGLSATLPSVLRKMNGNSYVLLRQADPDGMSPLYHSFTEELNRILEQRKHTQLDLQPDESSI